A window of Photobacterium sp. GJ3 contains these coding sequences:
- a CDS encoding isochorismatase family cysteine hydrolase gives MSLIAVLTNDLQYELVEKNQERLQAVEEFKPFFCNFLDQIREMGHLVVHLQLINDPNDPNAERYDGHLPVQKGSQGAEVIAEFLHPDDIIMEKSKDSGFFDTDLDKVLKEKGVETVVVTGMQTQICVQTTAADAFFRGFNVWVPDDGVVSARAEDKERALTWLDGYCATVSTTDEIIRTLGEHGELPRKKVYIP, from the coding sequence ATGAGCTTAATCGCAGTATTAACAAACGACTTACAATATGAGTTAGTTGAAAAGAATCAAGAAAGACTCCAGGCAGTTGAGGAATTCAAACCATTCTTCTGTAATTTCTTAGACCAAATCAGAGAAATGGGTCACTTGGTTGTTCATTTACAACTCATCAATGACCCTAATGATCCGAATGCCGAGCGCTATGACGGACATCTGCCAGTTCAAAAAGGAAGCCAAGGCGCTGAAGTCATTGCTGAGTTTCTTCACCCTGACGATATCATCATGGAAAAAAGTAAAGACAGTGGCTTCTTTGATACAGATTTAGACAAAGTCCTAAAAGAAAAAGGGGTTGAAACCGTTGTTGTGACGGGAATGCAAACCCAAATCTGTGTACAAACAACTGCAGCCGATGCATTTTTTCGTGGTTTTAACGTCTGGGTACCTGACGATGGCGTTGTTTCTGCCCGAGCTGAAGATAAAGAGCGAGCACTAACTTGGCTGGACGGCTATTGCGCCACTGTCAGTACCACAGATGAAATCATTCGTACTCTGGGTGAGCATGGTGAATTACCTCGTAAAAAAGTCTATATCCCATAA
- a CDS encoding VOC family protein — protein sequence MIDHISISVQSISECRDFYFGVMKTLGIEFIGEDEQWLGFGLRANEDHPERVYLSIFSSPDWKKDNKLHWCFKASSREEVDAFHKTGLLLGGRDGGTPGLRKHYHRNYYASFIDDPCGNRLEAVCHLNEI from the coding sequence TTGATTGACCACATCTCAATTAGCGTTCAGTCTATTTCTGAATGTCGCGATTTTTACTTTGGCGTGATGAAAACTCTGGGAATAGAGTTTATTGGGGAAGATGAACAATGGCTTGGTTTTGGTTTAAGAGCAAATGAGGATCATCCAGAACGAGTCTACCTATCTATTTTTTCATCTCCAGATTGGAAAAAAGACAATAAGTTACACTGGTGTTTTAAAGCATCATCCAGAGAAGAAGTTGACGCTTTCCATAAAACGGGACTACTGCTGGGTGGTCGGGATGGGGGAACGCCAGGATTAAGAAAACATTACCACCGAAACTACTATGCCAGCTTTATCGATGATCCTTGCGGGAATCGTCTGGAAGCTGTCTGCCATTTAAATGAAATATAA
- a CDS encoding EamA family transporter yields MQKRHLILGIIVTMIWGANFSVIKIGLADLSPYLLAALRFFFCVFPCIFFVKKPDVPFRYIFAYGLFLGVLQFSFLFFGISLGVSAGMASFLLQLQVFFTVALSILIFKESIQIHQAIGMIIAFVGLSFMVNGSTSQPVQLGLILIVLSALSWAVANIIVKKTKIKSSISFLIWSSLIPPIPLFLMDIITHGFNPFVSAISHITWIEIGSVFYLVYPTTLFGYMVWNKLLIRYQASQVTPLTLLVPIFGMISSIIIFNEQLSTDKVSTAILVFSGLLINQFGYLILKREKAI; encoded by the coding sequence ATGCAAAAAAGACACTTAATACTAGGCATAATTGTTACCATGATATGGGGTGCTAATTTCTCTGTCATTAAGATTGGGCTCGCTGATTTATCACCTTATCTTCTAGCAGCACTTCGTTTCTTTTTCTGCGTATTCCCGTGTATCTTTTTTGTGAAGAAACCAGATGTGCCATTTCGATACATCTTTGCTTATGGTTTATTTTTGGGTGTGCTCCAATTCAGTTTTTTATTTTTTGGAATATCCCTAGGGGTTTCTGCTGGAATGGCTTCATTCCTCTTACAACTTCAAGTGTTTTTTACTGTAGCGCTCAGTATACTCATCTTTAAAGAAAGCATTCAAATCCATCAAGCCATTGGCATGATAATCGCTTTTGTTGGATTATCTTTTATGGTGAATGGTTCGACAAGCCAACCTGTTCAACTTGGCTTAATTCTAATCGTACTTTCTGCTTTATCTTGGGCTGTCGCGAACATAATCGTAAAGAAAACGAAGATAAAAAGCTCTATCAGCTTTTTAATTTGGTCAAGCTTAATCCCACCAATCCCTTTGTTTTTAATGGATATTATCACTCATGGCTTCAACCCATTCGTCTCCGCCATAAGCCATATCACCTGGATAGAGATCGGCTCTGTTTTTTATCTGGTTTATCCAACAACACTTTTTGGTTATATGGTCTGGAATAAACTTCTTATACGTTATCAGGCATCACAGGTTACTCCACTAACTTTACTGGTTCCAATATTCGGTATGATATCTTCAATCATTATTTTCAATGAGCAATTATCTACTGATAAAGTTAGTACCGCTATTCTTGTTTTCTCTGGTTTATTAATCAACCAATTTGGATATTTGATTCTGAAAAGAGAAAAAGCAATTTAA
- a CDS encoding HlyD family secretion protein, which produces MNAFSSSILVALALLLAGCDASVSSEALGTLERDRITLSATANEIIRSLPVAEGTPVKAGDILVALDSTRQAATLAQAKAKQAQAKAYLLRLTNGERVEDIAAAKAQLDQARARFMDAEKTYVRRQALVREKLISVAERDNARTERDAARAAVTAAQENLTKLTRGERPEDIQQAQAQLEAAAANVALQQRILSDLTVVATRDGILDSLPYNLGERVPVNAVVAVIQADTRPYARVYVPEPYRVLLQPGQTAVVHIDGHDQTYESTLRWIATEPAFTPYYALNEDDRARLVYLAEFDLPAEASDLPSGVPVQVEMPLE; this is translated from the coding sequence ATGAATGCTTTCTCGTCCTCAATCCTGGTTGCTTTGGCGCTGCTGCTTGCCGGCTGCGATGCTTCCGTGTCGTCCGAGGCTCTGGGCACACTGGAACGGGATCGGATTACCCTGAGCGCAACTGCGAACGAAATCATTCGCTCACTTCCGGTTGCAGAAGGCACTCCGGTGAAGGCGGGAGACATTCTGGTGGCACTGGATTCGACACGTCAGGCCGCAACGCTTGCACAGGCAAAAGCGAAGCAGGCACAGGCAAAAGCTTATTTGTTACGGCTGACAAATGGGGAGCGGGTGGAGGATATTGCTGCCGCCAAAGCTCAGCTGGATCAGGCCCGGGCGCGTTTCATGGATGCCGAAAAAACTTATGTGCGGCGTCAGGCACTGGTGCGCGAGAAGCTGATTAGTGTGGCGGAACGGGACAATGCAAGAACAGAACGGGATGCGGCGCGGGCCGCGGTGACCGCCGCGCAGGAAAATCTGACGAAACTGACGCGTGGTGAGCGGCCGGAAGATATTCAGCAGGCGCAGGCACAACTGGAAGCGGCTGCCGCCAATGTTGCATTACAGCAGCGAATTCTGAGTGATTTAACCGTTGTGGCGACCCGCGACGGTATTCTGGACAGTCTGCCTTATAATCTGGGGGAACGGGTACCGGTCAATGCTGTTGTTGCGGTGATTCAGGCCGACACCCGTCCTTATGCCAGAGTCTATGTGCCCGAGCCTTACCGGGTTTTGCTACAACCCGGTCAAACCGCCGTGGTTCATATTGACGGGCACGACCAAACTTATGAAAGCACGCTGCGTTGGATTGCGACAGAACCTGCGTTCACACCTTATTATGCTTTGAATGAAGATGACCGGGCCCGACTGGTCTATCTGGCTGAATTTGATCTCCCTGCGGAAGCCAGCGACTTACCGTCCGGCGTCCCGGTTCAGGTGGAGATGCCTCTTGAGTGA
- a CDS encoding Fe(3+) dicitrate ABC transporter substrate-binding protein encodes MPLLEYLRWIAFTVFLLSSKTAISASFTDSLGNTIELAAPPQRIVTLAYAFTDALAAIDMTPVGIADDHDPLNLHPSVRRRLQHWVSVGAQTAPDLEQIAALKPDLIIGDINRHQASYATLSQIAPTVMLPSRGETYEENLAVAAQIGTLVGEEARMTARLQQHTDFMKQMAFQLTPFNTQRILFAIALESGIYAYSDSAYPGGVLKAVGLQVPESVGADHRALQQLSLNEMTRINPDILLSGDMGEANVLQQWQQDPIWANLNAVKQARIYTVDGNYWAHCRGMLASESMADTLLKTLPQSITRTGTDDSGLTVREKIYQ; translated from the coding sequence ATGCCACTGTTGGAATATCTGCGCTGGATCGCTTTTACCGTTTTCCTTTTATCCAGTAAGACAGCCATTTCTGCCAGCTTTACAGACAGTTTGGGGAACACCATCGAACTGGCTGCGCCACCTCAGCGAATCGTCACGCTGGCGTATGCATTTACCGATGCGCTGGCTGCCATTGATATGACGCCTGTGGGGATTGCCGATGATCATGACCCGCTGAATCTCCATCCCTCTGTCCGGCGTCGGCTCCAGCACTGGGTATCCGTGGGGGCACAAACTGCACCGGATTTAGAACAAATCGCCGCTCTGAAGCCCGATCTGATTATTGGCGATATCAATCGTCATCAGGCCAGTTACGCCACCCTGAGCCAGATTGCTCCCACCGTCATGCTGCCTTCCCGGGGGGAAACCTATGAGGAAAACCTCGCCGTGGCCGCACAGATTGGTACTTTAGTCGGTGAAGAAGCGCGCATGACCGCCCGGTTACAACAGCACACTGACTTCATGAAACAAATGGCTTTCCAACTGACACCATTCAACACGCAGAGGATCTTATTTGCGATTGCACTGGAAAGTGGGATCTATGCTTATTCGGATTCCGCTTATCCGGGTGGGGTATTGAAAGCGGTCGGTCTGCAAGTCCCCGAAAGCGTTGGCGCGGATCACCGTGCGCTGCAACAGCTCAGCCTGAATGAAATGACCCGCATCAACCCGGACATTCTGCTGTCCGGCGACATGGGTGAAGCCAATGTTCTGCAACAATGGCAACAGGATCCAATCTGGGCAAATCTGAATGCCGTCAAACAAGCCCGCATCTACACCGTTGACGGAAATTACTGGGCCCATTGCCGCGGCATGCTGGCCTCAGAGTCGATGGCGGATACCTTACTGAAAACACTTCCACAATCGATCACACGGACAGGAACAGATGATTCTGGTTTGACAGTGAGAGAAAAGATTTACCAATGA